Below is a window of bacterium DNA.
GATCGAGTGAGGCATCCGTCTCCGGATAGTCCGTGGTGTAATGCAATCCCCTACTTTCACGTCTCCGTAGAGCGCTGTTGATTATCAGACTTCCCAAAAGGGTGATATTGCGCAGCTGAATGAGCTTTTCAGAGACGTGTGTGCGTTTGTAGAAGTCCTCGACTTCCTTTGTCAGGAGATCCATCCGACGCCGGGCCCGCTGAAGGCGGAGATTGGAGCGTACAATGCCCACATAATCCCACATCAGGGTGCGGACTTCCCGGCGGTTGTGAGAGATCAGTACCCATTCTTCCGTGTTATAGGTGTCGCTGTCGTCCCACGGAGCGATATCGTCAACCGGAGGAGCCGGACAGTCTTCACGCACAGTTGCGAGCGCAGCACGATTGGCAAACACCAGCGCTTCAAGAAGAGAATTGCTGGCGAGACGATTTGCTCCATGCAGGCCCGTCATCGCCGCCTCCCCGGCAACAAAGAGTCCATTGATGGTCGAGTGTCCGTCTTTATCGGTAACAACACCACCACAGGTATAATGCGCTGCTGGAACAACGGGAACGAGATCCGTTGTAATATCGATGTTTACCTGCTTACATCTCTCGTAGATACTAGGGAATGCATCGCGTATGCTGTCAGCATCGAGATGTCGCAGATCCAGGAATACACTCTCCTCGCCGCGTCGCTTGAGCTCGCTGTCAATGGCGCGAGCCACCACATCACGAGGGGCGAGTTCGAGACGGTCGTCGTATTTCTCCATGAATCGTTCACCCGAGCGATTTCGCAATACGGCACCGTAGCCTCGCACGGCTTCCGAGATGAGAAATGACCGTGCCTGAGGATGATGCAGTGTCGTTGGATGGAATTGGATGAATTCCATGTTGGCGACTTTTGCGCCGGCGCGGTAGGCCATGGCGATGCCGTCACCCGTTGCGATCTCAGGATTCGTCGTATGCTGATACACCTGCCCGCAGCCCCCGGCAGTGATTACCGTTGTTTTCGCCAGGTAAGGATGTACCAGGCCGGTATCCTTGTCAAGCACATACGCCCCCCAGCAATGGATATCGTCCCCCGGCATATCCGGCCGGTCACGCAGGTTGTGTTCGGTGATCAGATCGATGGCGATATGATCTTCGTACACGGTGACGTTCGGATGATTGCGCACCGTTTCCACGAGGACGCGTTCGACTTCCCTGCCGGTATAGTCCCGGGCGTGGACGATGCGGTTGCGCGAGTGTCCGCCTTCCCTGCCCAGATCGAGATCACCTGTGGTGCCGGAGGTAAATCCAACGCCGAGATCCAGCAGTTCCCGCACGAGAGCGGGACCTTCGCGTACCACCATTTCGACCGTGTCGGGGTGACAGAGCCCCTTCCCCGCCTGCAGCGTGTCTTCCATATGCAGCTGCATGGAATCGTCATCAGCGAAGACGGATGCAATCCCGCCCTGCGCATAATTGGTGTTCGACTCCACCGTTTCTTTCTTGGTCACGAGTGCGACGCGGCAACTGTCCGCTACCTTGAGAGTGTAGAACAGTCCGGCGATACCGCTGCCGATAACAAGGACGTCGCTCTGATACGCTGCGTTCATGCCGCCGGCCGGGTACCCAGGCTATTGAGGATGGTGAGAATGGCGTTGGTACTGCGGCGAAGATCTTCTTCGCTGCCGTTGTTGCGTATGACGAAATCGGCCAGGTCGGCCTTTTCCTCCGGTGGGAGCTGTACGCGCATGCGCCGCTCGACTGCGGCGGCATCGACGTTGTCACGCTTCATGACGCGCTCCCTGGCGATCTGCACATCTGCGATCACGGCGACGATGAAGGCGAACTGTTCATCGAGTCCCGCTTCGAAAATCAATGCGGATTCAACGAAGACCATGCGCTTCCCTTCAGCATGCAGTTCAGCCGCGCGTGCATTGACCGCATCCACTGTAGGAGGATGTACGATGGCATTCAGATCGGCGAGTTTTTTCGCGTCTTCGAAAACCAGCTCCGCGAGGAAACGCCTGTCGATCGAGGCGTCCGAAAGATAGGCCTGCATGCCGAAGCGGTCGATAATAGCATCACGGACCGCATCGTCCTGCTCCATAATGTCGCGGGCAATGCGGTCCGTGTTCAATACAGGGTACTGTTCCTCGATGATGGAGGCGACGGTACTCTTTCCCGCTCCGATGCTGCCGGTGAGACCGATCAGCAGATCGGGAGCGTTGTGCTGTTTTTGCTGTTCACTCATGCCTTTCGATCCGCGTCAGCGGGCAAATGCGATGGCACGTTTTTCCCGGATGACAGTCACCTTGATCTGTCCGGGGTATTCCATTTCGCTCTGAATCTTTTCGGCGATGTCGTTGGCAAGCTGATCGGCAAGCGTATCGTCGATACGGTCGTGTTCGACCATGACGCGCACTTCGCGACCCGCCTGGATGGCGTAGGTCTTCGCCACGCCCTCGAAACCGGTAGCGATGTTCTCCAGTTTCTCGAGCCGTTTGACATAGCCTTCAAGCGATTCACGCCGGGCACCCGGACGCGCGCCACTGATGGCGTCAGCCGCCTGCACGAGCGGAGCGTACGGGGACTCCATCTCGATATCGTCGTGATGGGACCCGACGGCATTGACGATAATCGGGTGTTCGCGGAATTTCTTCGTGATTTCCATACCGAGCAGCGCGTGGGGACCTTCGACATTACGATCCACCGTCTTGCCGATATCATGCAGGAGTCCGGCACGCGTGGCGATCTTCGGATCCAATCCGAGTTCCGTCGCCATGATGCCGCAGAGCCACGCCACTTCGACGGAGTGCTGCAACAGATTCTGGCCGTAGCTGGAACGGAACTTCATCTTACCGACCATGCGCTTGATTTCATTATGCGCATTGTGAATGCCAACATCGAGAAGCGTGTTTTCGCCGACACGGAAGATTTCCTCTTCCAGGTCTTTGCGCACCTTTTCGACCACTTCCTCGATGCGTGCGGGATGGATGCGACCGTCGGCCATCAATGTTTCGAGGGCGATACGTGCGACCTCACGGCGGAAAGGATCGAAGCCCGAGAGAATGACGGCTTCCGGCGTATCGTCGACGATGACGTCGATACCCGTCGCCGCTTCGAAGGCGCGGATATTGCGTCCCTCGCGACCGATGATGCGGCCCTTCATATCCTCGCTCGCCAGGTTGAGTACCGACACCGTGGTTTCGACAGAGTGATCGGACGCCGTACGCTGAATGGCCTGCAGAATCACACGCTGTGCTTCCTTCTTGGCCGTGGATTTCATCTCGTCACGGATTTCCTTGAGCTGCTGAGCGGCCTGCAGCTTCGCGTCGCTCGTAAGCGTCTCGATCAGCATGTTGCGTGCATCGTCACGGGAAAGACCGGAAACGCGTTCGAGTTTTTCGGTCTGCTCGGCGATGATCTCATGGACACGCTGGCGGCGCTCGTCGAGTTCAGTCTGCTTTTCAAGGAATTCCGCTTCAGACTGCTTGAGCTCGACTTCCTTTTTGCTGACCAGCTCGAGCTTGCTCTTCAGATTGTCTTCACGGTTGCTGAGCTGCTTCTCACGATTGTGCAGTTTATTGCGCTGCCGGTTCAGGTCCTTTTCCGATTCCTGCTTCTTCCGGAACCACTCGTCCTTCACCTCCAGCAGCTTTTCTTTCTTCAGATTCTGGGCCTCCTTTTCGGCCCCTTCGACGATCTCTTGCGCACGCTGTTCAGCGACGGAGATCTTGTTCTGGCTGACGCGTGCCGCGATAAACCAACCGAGAAAAAGGAATGCCGCACAGAGCGCGACCACGGTTGGCAGCAACCAGTAAAGTTCTACTTGCATATGTATTCAAACCTCCAGAATAAAGAAACCGCACTACCCCGTTTCGCTGGGGAGGGTGAAAAAGAACCCTGCCAAGCACAGTGGGTAAATGCCTTCACATCTTTTGCTTCCACTGTCCACCGCCGTTGCGGCGGAATCACGAGGATTGAGGCCTGCAATTGATGGAAAGAGTCAGATTCCCAGATAAAAAGTGTTGGTTCTTTTTAACGCGACCAGCGATCGGATTGTAGTGCGGTATTCTTCCGTTTCGTCTCTCAGTCCCCGTCCATCGCCCTGTCAAGAAGCGAGCTGATGGAACGGATTTCCTGTTCAACTTTTTGGTGAAGTTGCTGCCTGTCCTTATTGGCATGGAAAAGCTCTTCAGAGACGTTGAGTGCGGAGAGCACAGCGAGCGTCACGGGGGGTTGGTCAGGAATCTGCGTATGCAGATCCTGCATCATCTTGTCGAGATGCCCGGCTGCGCGAGTGGTCAGTTCTTCATCGTCAACTCTGAGCGGATACTCTGATCCGTATATGCGTACTCGTATGCTTTTCGATTCCATGTCTCAGAACACGTATGGGGATACAATCAATAACGATCGGATGAAAGCGTATTTATTTATCTGGTATCAGTTCCGAGATGCGCGTTGATGCGCGCAATCAGATCATCGATCTGACGCTCCAAAGCCTCTCTTTCATCTGGCGAAAGATATAAAAGTCCCTCGCCAACATCAACAGATGAGAGCGTCGTAGATTTTTCCTGTAACTCCTTAACTTTGTTGTCTCTATCGGTGAGCGTCGCCTGCTGGTCACGCATGGCGGTCTCAAGTTCTTCAACACGAGCCTGCAATTCCCTGTTGTGAGAACGCAGCTCTGTGATCATGTCCGCCGCCTTCTGGGCGCGATCCCACAGACCCTGCAGGGCCTGCTGTACCGGATTCTGAGCATCTCCGCCCTGCGGCGGCATGTCGTCTTGCACCATCGGAACATCCGTTTGAATGAACGAAACCGTTAAATGCGCAATTCAGCGCCGAGTTCCTTTTTCGCAGCGTCGACAACAGCATTGACAGCCGTGCTGATTTCCTCATCCGTGAGCGTGTGATCTTCCGCCTGGAAGCTCATCGTAAATGCCACGCTTTTCTTATCCGTCCCGAGGCTCTCATGTGTGAACACATCGACGATGCGCATGCTGCGCAAATGGGCCGGATTCACGGAACGCACGACGTCTTCAATCTGACGGGCCTGCACTGAAGTACTCAGAACCATGGCCAGGTCGCGCGTGACGCTTGGATAGCGCGGAACGGGACGATACATCTGCCGGTCAGGAAGTGCAGCTTCCAGTTCCGCTATTTCAAACTCTGCATAGTAAACAGGCTGGTCAATGCCGAATCTTGCGAGGATCGCATCAGAAACTTCAACAGCTTGACCTGCATATCTTCCTTTGACTTCAAGCGTTAGAACTTGATCACTTAAAGTACTGGTTCTATCATAGTAAAAGATACTCTCTTTGTCAAGATAGAGCGCGGAGAGCAATTCTTCGAGTATCCCTTTGAGATCATGGAAATCCGAGGGACGTTCATCCTCGTTCCAGGCGCGCGCAACAGCATTGCCCGTGATGGCGACGCCGAGCATTTTCTTTTCGCTGAAGCTGTTCTCCCCTTCCTTTGCAAACACGCTGCCGATTTCAAACACGCGCAGTGCGGGATGACCATTGCGAATGTTGACGTCTACAGCTTCGAGCAGTGAGGTGAGCATCCCCGTGCGAAGAGCGGGACGCTCCTTGCTGACGGGATTCTGAACGAGAGCAACACGGTCTTTCATCTCTCCGATAGCAGCGTGATCACGCGGAACGAGACTCGATGAAAGGACTTCATCACAGCCGAAGCCGAGCAGAAGCTGGCGCAGCCTGTTCTGAAAGGCCGATGCGTCAAAACCATCACCCACATGCATTTCGATGCGTCCCGGAACGGGGATGTTGTCATACCCGTGAATACGGGCGACTTCCTCGACGAGATCGATTTCACGTTCCAGATCGCTGCGGAATGTGGGCACCAGGCAGCGCCAGCTCTCGCCT
It encodes the following:
- a CDS encoding cell division protein ZapA, with product MESKSIRVRIYGSEYPLRVDDEELTTRAAGHLDKMMQDLHTQIPDQPPVTLAVLSALNVSEELFHANKDRQQLHQKVEQEIRSISSLLDRAMDGD
- the rny gene encoding ribonuclease Y codes for the protein MQVELYWLLPTVVALCAAFLFLGWFIAARVSQNKISVAEQRAQEIVEGAEKEAQNLKKEKLLEVKDEWFRKKQESEKDLNRQRNKLHNREKQLSNREDNLKSKLELVSKKEVELKQSEAEFLEKQTELDERRQRVHEIIAEQTEKLERVSGLSRDDARNMLIETLTSDAKLQAAQQLKEIRDEMKSTAKKEAQRVILQAIQRTASDHSVETTVSVLNLASEDMKGRIIGREGRNIRAFEAATGIDVIVDDTPEAVILSGFDPFRREVARIALETLMADGRIHPARIEEVVEKVRKDLEEEIFRVGENTLLDVGIHNAHNEIKRMVGKMKFRSSYGQNLLQHSVEVAWLCGIMATELGLDPKIATRAGLLHDIGKTVDRNVEGPHALLGMEITKKFREHPIIVNAVGSHHDDIEMESPYAPLVQAADAISGARPGARRESLEGYVKRLEKLENIATGFEGVAKTYAIQAGREVRVMVEHDRIDDTLADQLANDIAEKIQSEMEYPGQIKVTVIREKRAIAFAR
- the nadB gene encoding L-aspartate oxidase, yielding MNAAYQSDVLVIGSGIAGLFYTLKVADSCRVALVTKKETVESNTNYAQGGIASVFADDDSMQLHMEDTLQAGKGLCHPDTVEMVVREGPALVRELLDLGVGFTSGTTGDLDLGREGGHSRNRIVHARDYTGREVERVLVETVRNHPNVTVYEDHIAIDLITEHNLRDRPDMPGDDIHCWGAYVLDKDTGLVHPYLAKTTVITAGGCGQVYQHTTNPEIATGDGIAMAYRAGAKVANMEFIQFHPTTLHHPQARSFLISEAVRGYGAVLRNRSGERFMEKYDDRLELAPRDVVARAIDSELKRRGEESVFLDLRHLDADSIRDAFPSIYERCKQVNIDITTDLVPVVPAAHYTCGGVVTDKDGHSTINGLFVAGEAAMTGLHGANRLASNSLLEALVFANRAALATVREDCPAPPVDDIAPWDDSDTYNTEEWVLISHNRREVRTLMWDYVGIVRSNLRLQRARRRMDLLTKEVEDFYKRTHVSEKLIQLRNITLLGSLIINSALRRRESRGLHYTTDYPETDASLDRIDTTLSLFD
- the coaE gene encoding dephospho-CoA kinase (Dephospho-CoA kinase (CoaE) performs the final step in coenzyme A biosynthesis.); amino-acid sequence: MSEQQKQHNAPDLLIGLTGSIGAGKSTVASIIEEQYPVLNTDRIARDIMEQDDAVRDAIIDRFGMQAYLSDASIDRRFLAELVFEDAKKLADLNAIVHPPTVDAVNARAAELHAEGKRMVFVESALIFEAGLDEQFAFIVAVIADVQIARERVMKRDNVDAAAVERRMRVQLPPEEKADLADFVIRNNGSEEDLRRSTNAILTILNSLGTRPAA
- the zapB gene encoding cell division protein ZapB, with amino-acid sequence MVQDDMPPQGGDAQNPVQQALQGLWDRAQKAADMITELRSHNRELQARVEELETAMRDQQATLTDRDNKVKELQEKSTTLSSVDVGEGLLYLSPDEREALERQIDDLIARINAHLGTDTR